Proteins co-encoded in one Coprobacter tertius genomic window:
- a CDS encoding peptidase U32 family protein has product MIGQRYIELLSPAKNAEIGIGAINHGADAVYIGAPRFGARSAAGNSIGDIERLSRYAHLFGAKVYVALNTILRDEELEEARRIVYDLYHAGADALIVQDMGLLQLDLPPIPLHASTQTDNRTPEKVKFLEAVGFSQVVLARELSIDKIREIHDVTDVPLEFFIHGALCVSYSGQCYLSHALSGRSANRGECAQYCRLPYTLTDASGRVWAKDRHLLSLKDLNLSDRLEQLLDAGVSSLKIEGRLKDISYVKNITAYYRRKLDEIFSRRFEYQPSSVGCVALNFDPNPAKSFNRGFTRYYVDGRTPDPVSFPDTPKSIGEPVGIVKSILGNSIVVSGTASFSNGDGFCFRNDKGIFEGFRINRAEGNRIFPSEMPCIHPKTVLYRNYDQAFEKILSRKSAERTIRVDIRLYRIPFGLALEMTDETGLSAVVTRKCVLEPARTPQEENQRKQLSKLGDTVFRAENIVIETGIPIFIPSSLLADMRRDVVEKLISVRLLSHRSEKRRERKKDLIFSHENLTYLGNVANREAVSFYKQYGVKNVEPAYEIMPVKDVPLMFTRYCIKYMMGWCPKQGKKGELPVEPLRLSYKEIDLQLEFDCKSCGMRIYKASDF; this is encoded by the coding sequence ATGATCGGACAACGATATATCGAATTACTTTCGCCCGCTAAAAATGCCGAGATAGGAATTGGGGCGATCAACCATGGGGCTGATGCAGTGTATATAGGTGCTCCACGTTTCGGTGCTCGTTCGGCAGCGGGTAACAGTATTGGTGATATCGAACGTTTATCTCGTTATGCTCATCTTTTCGGAGCAAAAGTTTATGTCGCGTTAAATACGATTTTGCGGGATGAGGAACTGGAGGAGGCTCGTCGCATTGTTTACGATTTGTATCATGCCGGAGCTGATGCCCTAATTGTTCAGGATATGGGACTATTGCAGCTCGATCTTCCTCCGATACCCCTTCATGCCAGTACACAAACCGATAATCGTACGCCTGAAAAAGTAAAATTTTTAGAGGCGGTCGGTTTTTCTCAGGTGGTTCTTGCCCGAGAGTTGTCGATTGACAAAATAAGAGAAATACATGATGTAACCGATGTTCCGTTGGAGTTCTTTATACATGGAGCTCTCTGTGTATCATATAGCGGACAATGTTATCTGAGCCATGCTTTAAGCGGGCGCAGTGCTAACCGGGGCGAATGCGCGCAGTATTGCCGGTTGCCTTATACATTGACTGATGCCTCGGGACGTGTTTGGGCAAAAGATAGGCATTTGCTTTCGTTGAAAGACCTTAATTTAAGCGATCGTTTAGAACAGTTACTTGATGCCGGAGTATCTTCGTTGAAGATTGAAGGGCGTTTGAAAGATATTTCTTATGTGAAAAATATAACGGCGTATTATCGACGTAAATTAGATGAAATTTTTAGTCGTAGATTCGAATACCAGCCTTCCTCTGTGGGCTGTGTCGCATTAAATTTCGACCCGAATCCGGCCAAGAGTTTTAATCGGGGTTTTACTCGTTATTATGTTGATGGTCGTACTCCCGATCCGGTATCTTTTCCCGATACTCCTAAATCGATAGGAGAGCCGGTAGGTATAGTAAAAAGTATTTTGGGTAATTCTATAGTCGTATCGGGGACAGCGTCTTTTTCCAATGGTGATGGCTTTTGTTTCCGTAACGATAAAGGTATTTTCGAGGGATTCAGAATAAACCGGGCGGAAGGGAATCGTATATTTCCTTCCGAAATGCCTTGTATTCACCCGAAGACTGTATTATATCGAAATTATGATCAGGCATTTGAAAAAATACTATCCCGCAAATCTGCAGAAAGAACGATACGAGTCGATATAAGGTTATATAGAATACCTTTTGGTCTTGCTCTCGAAATGACTGATGAAACGGGTCTGTCAGCCGTGGTAACTCGTAAGTGTGTCCTTGAGCCGGCCCGAACTCCGCAAGAAGAAAATCAACGTAAACAGTTATCAAAATTGGGCGATACAGTTTTTCGTGCAGAAAATATAGTGATTGAGACTGGTATCCCGATATTTATACCTTCATCCTTGTTGGCTGATATGCGACGAGATGTTGTTGAAAAACTGATTAGTGTGAGGTTATTATCGCATCGGAGTGAAAAGCGACGAGAAAGGAAAAAGGATCTTATTTTCTCCCATGAAAATCTTACTTATTTGGGAAATGTGGCAAATCGAGAGGCAGTATCTTTTTATAAACAGTATGGTGTAAAGAATGTTGAGCCGGCTTATGAAATAATGCCGGTAAAGGATGTTCCGCTAATGTTTACCCGATATTGTATAAAATATATGATGGGTTGGTGTCCCAAACAAGGGAAAAAAGGAGAATTGCCTGTTGAACCCTTGAGATTATCCTATAAGGAGATCGATTTACAGCTTGAATTCGATTGTAAAAGTTGCGGAATGCGTATATATAAAGCTTCTGATTTCTGA
- the purH gene encoding bifunctional phosphoribosylaminoimidazolecarboxamide formyltransferase/IMP cyclohydrolase gives MSENKRIKTALVSVYHKDGLDEILKKLQSEGVEFISTGGTQSFIESLGIPCRSVESLTGYPSILGGRVKTLHPKVFGGILCRREIEDDLQQISQYEIPEIDLVIVDLYPFEETVASGADESAIIEKIDIGGISLIRAAAKNFKDVIIVASKAQYGPLMDLLNEKGAESTIEDRKWFAKEAFAVSSGYDTAIFNYFDNGAGSYFRMAKDNAKVLRYGENPHQKGYFFGNFDEMFEQLQGKEISYNNLLDIDAAVSLISEFDDLTFAILKHNNACGIASRPTMLEAWKAALAGDPVSAFGGVLVTNGVVDKETAEEINKLFFEVIIAPDYDMSAIEILTQKKNRIILIQKDSNLQEKQVRSLLNGVLMQDRDLHREIPEELKPVTEKMVNADQIEDLLFANKIVKHSKSNAIVLAKGKQLYASGVGQTSRVDALKQAIEKAKSFGFDLNGAVMASDAFFPFPDCVEIAHKEGIDTVIQPGGSVKDNLSIDYCNENGVAMVMTGFRHFKH, from the coding sequence ATGTCTGAAAACAAGAGAATTAAGACCGCATTAGTTTCGGTATATCACAAGGATGGTTTGGATGAGATTTTGAAGAAATTGCAGAGTGAAGGAGTAGAGTTTATTTCTACCGGAGGTACGCAATCATTTATAGAATCTTTGGGAATTCCTTGCCGTTCGGTAGAGAGCCTTACAGGTTATCCTTCGATATTGGGAGGCAGGGTAAAAACTTTACATCCGAAAGTTTTCGGCGGTATATTGTGCCGTCGGGAGATAGAGGATGATTTACAGCAGATTTCACAATATGAAATTCCTGAAATCGATTTGGTAATTGTCGATTTGTATCCTTTTGAAGAAACAGTGGCTTCGGGTGCTGATGAAAGTGCAATTATTGAAAAAATAGATATAGGCGGTATCTCTTTGATACGTGCAGCCGCAAAAAATTTTAAAGATGTGATTATCGTAGCATCTAAGGCTCAGTACGGACCTTTAATGGATCTACTTAACGAAAAAGGGGCGGAGTCTACGATCGAAGATCGAAAATGGTTTGCCAAAGAAGCTTTTGCCGTTTCTTCGGGTTATGATACCGCTATATTCAATTATTTCGATAACGGAGCAGGTAGTTATTTCCGTATGGCTAAAGATAATGCCAAAGTATTGCGTTATGGTGAGAACCCTCATCAAAAAGGTTATTTCTTTGGTAACTTTGATGAAATGTTCGAGCAATTACAGGGAAAGGAAATTTCGTATAATAATCTGCTTGATATAGATGCAGCCGTGTCTCTTATATCTGAATTCGACGATCTTACATTTGCTATCTTAAAGCATAATAATGCGTGCGGTATCGCTTCTCGGCCTACGATGTTGGAAGCCTGGAAAGCGGCATTGGCTGGAGATCCCGTATCGGCATTCGGTGGAGTTTTGGTAACTAACGGAGTTGTGGATAAAGAAACTGCAGAAGAGATAAATAAATTGTTTTTCGAAGTAATTATTGCTCCAGACTATGATATGTCGGCTATCGAGATACTGACACAAAAGAAAAATCGGATAATCCTGATACAGAAAGATTCGAATTTACAGGAAAAGCAGGTTCGTTCTTTACTCAATGGGGTTCTTATGCAGGATCGTGATTTACATCGGGAAATTCCCGAAGAGTTGAAACCGGTTACCGAAAAAATGGTAAATGCCGATCAGATTGAGGATTTGTTATTTGCGAATAAAATCGTTAAGCATAGCAAATCGAATGCGATTGTGCTGGCTAAAGGTAAACAACTGTACGCAAGCGGAGTCGGTCAAACCTCTCGGGTAGATGCGTTGAAACAGGCGATAGAAAAAGCGAAATCTTTCGGTTTCGATTTGAATGGTGCTGTTATGGCATCTGATGCTTTTTTCCCATTTCCCGATTGTGTAGAGATTGCTCATAAAGAAGGTATAGATACAGTAATACAGCCCGGCGGATCGGTGAAAGATAATCTTTCGATCGATTATTGCAACGAAAATGGAGTTGCGATGGTAATGACCGGATTCCGCCATTTTAAACATTAA
- a CDS encoding rod shape-determining protein, producing MGLFSFTQEIAIDLGTANTIIMHNGKMVVDEPSVVALDKRTDKLLAVGEKARQMHGKTHENIRTIRPLRDGVIADFYAAEQMIRGMVKMVSSKSPWFAPSLRMVVGIPSGSTEVEIRAVRDSSEHAGGRDVYMIYEPMAAAIGIGLDVEAPEGNMIVDIGGGSTEIAVISLGGIVSNNSIRIAGDDLTADIQEYMRRQHNVKVGERTAEMIKINVGSALTELENPPEDYIVHGPNQMTALPMEVPVSYQEISHCIEKSISKIEAAVLSALEQTPPELYADVVRNGIYLAGGGALLRGLDKRLTDKIGIPFHIAEDPLHAVAKGTGIALKNIDKFSFLIR from the coding sequence ATGGGATTATTTTCTTTTACACAAGAGATTGCTATCGATTTGGGAACCGCTAATACCATTATCATGCACAACGGTAAAATGGTTGTTGACGAGCCTTCGGTAGTCGCCCTCGACAAACGTACAGATAAGCTGTTGGCTGTTGGAGAAAAAGCTCGTCAGATGCATGGTAAAACCCATGAAAACATAAGAACCATACGCCCGTTAAGAGATGGTGTGATTGCAGATTTTTATGCTGCAGAACAAATGATACGAGGTATGGTGAAAATGGTGAGTTCCAAAAGCCCTTGGTTTGCTCCTTCGTTGCGTATGGTTGTAGGGATTCCTTCGGGAAGTACCGAAGTCGAAATTCGTGCCGTAAGGGATTCATCGGAACATGCCGGCGGCCGTGACGTATATATGATTTATGAACCGATGGCTGCTGCGATAGGTATAGGGCTGGATGTTGAGGCTCCTGAAGGGAATATGATTGTGGATATAGGAGGTGGTTCTACCGAAATTGCTGTTATTTCTCTCGGAGGAATCGTTTCTAATAATTCGATTCGTATTGCCGGAGACGATCTTACAGCCGATATACAGGAATATATGCGTCGTCAGCACAATGTGAAGGTGGGTGAACGTACAGCCGAAATGATAAAAATAAATGTAGGTTCGGCTCTTACCGAACTTGAAAATCCTCCCGAAGATTATATTGTACACGGACCGAATCAAATGACCGCGTTGCCGATGGAAGTTCCTGTTTCCTATCAGGAGATTTCTCATTGTATAGAGAAGTCGATTTCGAAGATTGAAGCGGCCGTGTTGAGCGCCCTCGAACAGACTCCCCCCGAATTATATGCCGATGTCGTACGTAATGGAATATACTTGGCCGGAGGAGGAGCTTTGCTGAGAGGTCTCGATAAACGTCTGACCGATAAGATCGGCATACCTTTCCATATTGCAGAAGATCCTTTGCATGCAGTGGCTAAGGGTACGGGCATCGCACTAAAGAATATCGATAAATTTTCTTTCCTCATACGTTAA
- the mreC gene encoding rod shape-determining protein MreC, with the protein MRKLIYFLIKHSPWLVYIFYVIICLVLLFRFNPYQQSVFFSSANDLAGELYSVKGNITGYFGLREINLDLQKRNGALEMEVANLRDKIRSLEGDSMSVRREADSVYNDYDFVIAQVADNSVTKSQNYITLNKGCKDGVHPEMGVVDQNGVVGIVNVVSDHHAQVISLLNPKLRLSCKVKGSGYFGSLVWDGNDARYAILEELPRHVNFEKGDTIVTSGYSAVFPEGIMVGTVSDFSKQKNDNFYALKVKLSTDFFRLNDVRIIEIKDQKERKSLEKAVQND; encoded by the coding sequence ATGCGTAAACTGATATATTTCTTGATAAAGCATAGTCCCTGGCTGGTGTACATATTTTATGTTATCATTTGTCTGGTATTGCTTTTCAGATTCAATCCTTACCAGCAGAGTGTATTTTTCAGTTCGGCTAATGATTTGGCTGGAGAACTATATTCGGTAAAGGGGAATATTACCGGGTATTTCGGTTTACGGGAAATCAATCTCGATTTGCAAAAACGGAACGGTGCTCTCGAAATGGAAGTCGCAAATTTAAGAGATAAAATACGATCGCTTGAAGGGGACTCTATGTCTGTGCGGCGTGAAGCCGATTCGGTATATAATGATTATGATTTTGTGATCGCTCAGGTGGCAGATAACAGTGTAACGAAATCGCAGAATTATATTACGTTGAATAAGGGTTGTAAAGACGGCGTTCATCCCGAAATGGGAGTGGTGGATCAAAATGGAGTTGTCGGCATTGTAAATGTAGTTTCGGATCATCATGCACAGGTTATTTCTTTGTTGAATCCGAAATTAAGGCTCAGTTGCAAGGTAAAAGGTAGTGGTTATTTCGGTTCTCTCGTATGGGATGGAAACGATGCCCGATATGCTATATTGGAAGAATTGCCACGCCATGTTAATTTTGAAAAAGGCGATACGATTGTTACCAGCGGTTACTCTGCTGTTTTCCCGGAAGGGATAATGGTAGGAACCGTTTCTGATTTCTCGAAACAGAAAAATGATAATTTTTATGCATTGAAAGTGAAATTATCGACCGATTTTTTCCGTTTAAATGATGTACGTATTATAGAAATAAAAGATCAGAAAGAACGAAAATCATTAGAAAAAGCCGTACAGAATGACTAA
- the mreD gene encoding rod shape-determining protein MreD, with protein sequence MTKTILTYVFSFVFLVVLQVVVLKDMALLGYATPFLYIWFILRLPSLMPTNTVMTISFIMGLMIDIFCNTPGMNALAATTLAFVRKPLINVILPHTDEAVSVIPSSRSFGFGYFISYVACSVSVFCFVLFTIEAFQFFNPLKLLIRMLSSAAFTFLLIWAIDSLNPKKK encoded by the coding sequence ATGACTAAAACGATATTGACATACGTTTTCTCTTTTGTTTTCCTGGTTGTGTTACAGGTAGTTGTGCTAAAGGATATGGCTCTGTTGGGTTATGCCACACCTTTTCTTTATATCTGGTTTATTTTGCGTTTGCCTTCTCTTATGCCTACTAATACAGTAATGACAATCTCTTTTATAATGGGTCTTATGATCGATATATTTTGCAATACTCCAGGGATGAATGCTTTAGCCGCGACGACACTTGCATTCGTACGCAAACCTTTGATAAATGTGATATTGCCTCATACCGATGAGGCGGTTTCGGTCATACCCTCTTCCCGTTCGTTTGGTTTCGGATACTTTATCAGTTATGTCGCCTGTTCGGTATCGGTATTTTGTTTTGTGTTGTTTACGATCGAGGCTTTCCAGTTCTTTAATCCATTGAAGTTATTGATAAGAATGTTATCGAGTGCGGCTTTTACATTCCTGCTTATATGGGCAATCGATAGTTTAAATCCTAAGAAGAAGTGA
- a CDS encoding penicillin-binding transpeptidase domain-containing protein, translating into MKNDYNLEKRKFVIGGTMLLVGLIYLIRLFLLQVPDNDYKTFADSNAFLKKIQYPSRGLIYDRNDKLLVYNQPAYDIMMIMREVQPFDTLDFCNTIGITKEQFHRRIAMVKDRRLNPGYSAYTPQTFISQLSAQDYGRLQEKLYKFPGFFIQNRMLRQYTYNSGANILGNIREVSLRDIENDDYYIRGDYTGDLGVEKSYEKYLRGEKGVEILLRDAHGRIKGRFENGIYDESPVSGKNLKLSIDVELQEYGEKLMKNKIGAIVAIEPSTGEVLALVSSPGYDPSSLIGRERGKNYLALNRNPYKPLYDRAIMATYPPGSTFKPTQGLIYLQEGIISTGTMYPCYHGFISGRLRVGCHVHESPLSLLPAIRTSCNAYFCYGLKSMLDNRQKYRSTSEAFEIWKDYMVSMGYGYRLGIDLPGESRGFIPNSNYYSKIYGENRWRALTIISIAIGQGEILATPLQIANLSATIANRGYFYTPHVVKEIQDNNLDKAFTTKHYTKVDPQYYEAMVEGMRMAVTGGTCRMGAIPGIEMCGKTGTAQNPHGKDHSAFMGFAPMNNPKIAICVYVENAGFGATYGVPIGSLMIEKYLKGKISPEREWIEQNMLKANTIIFSGIKGN; encoded by the coding sequence GTGAAAAACGATTACAATCTCGAGAAGCGGAAGTTTGTTATCGGTGGCACTATGCTACTGGTTGGATTGATATATCTCATACGATTGTTTTTGTTGCAAGTTCCTGATAACGATTATAAGACTTTTGCCGACAGCAATGCATTTTTAAAAAAAATACAATACCCTTCGCGCGGTCTTATTTATGACCGCAACGATAAACTGCTTGTATATAACCAGCCGGCGTATGATATAATGATGATTATGCGTGAGGTACAACCTTTCGATACACTCGATTTTTGTAATACGATAGGAATAACAAAAGAGCAGTTTCACCGCCGTATCGCTATGGTAAAAGATCGGCGTCTCAATCCTGGTTATTCGGCTTATACACCTCAAACGTTTATTTCACAACTCTCTGCACAGGATTATGGCAGGTTGCAGGAGAAACTATATAAATTTCCCGGTTTTTTTATCCAGAATCGTATGTTGCGTCAATATACTTATAACAGTGGGGCCAATATATTGGGAAATATACGGGAAGTATCGCTTCGCGATATAGAAAATGACGATTATTACATTCGCGGAGATTATACCGGAGACCTTGGAGTAGAGAAGTCTTACGAAAAGTATCTTCGTGGAGAGAAGGGGGTGGAAATTCTCTTACGCGATGCTCACGGACGTATAAAAGGTCGTTTTGAGAACGGTATATATGACGAATCTCCTGTTTCTGGAAAAAATCTGAAACTGTCAATCGATGTAGAATTACAGGAATACGGGGAGAAGCTGATGAAAAACAAGATCGGAGCCATTGTGGCTATAGAGCCTTCGACAGGTGAAGTGCTGGCTTTGGTATCGAGTCCGGGTTATGATCCTTCTTCCCTGATCGGGCGGGAACGAGGCAAGAATTATCTGGCTTTAAACCGTAATCCGTATAAACCGTTGTATGATAGAGCGATTATGGCGACTTATCCTCCCGGTTCTACATTTAAACCTACACAGGGCCTTATCTATCTGCAAGAGGGAATAATTTCTACAGGAACGATGTATCCTTGTTATCATGGGTTTATATCCGGCCGTTTAAGGGTAGGGTGCCACGTGCATGAGTCCCCTTTAAGTCTTTTACCGGCAATACGTACATCTTGTAACGCTTATTTCTGTTATGGATTGAAATCTATGCTCGATAACAGACAAAAATATCGAAGTACATCGGAGGCATTCGAAATCTGGAAAGATTATATGGTTTCGATGGGCTACGGATACCGGTTGGGAATAGATCTTCCCGGAGAGAGTCGCGGATTTATTCCCAATAGTAATTATTATAGTAAGATTTATGGTGAAAACAGGTGGCGCGCGTTAACGATTATTTCGATCGCGATAGGGCAAGGGGAAATACTAGCTACCCCATTGCAAATAGCGAATCTTTCGGCAACGATTGCTAATAGGGGATATTTTTATACCCCCCACGTTGTAAAAGAGATACAGGATAATAACCTCGACAAAGCATTTACCACCAAGCATTACACGAAGGTAGACCCTCAGTATTACGAAGCCATGGTAGAGGGAATGCGTATGGCCGTGACAGGAGGAACATGCCGGATGGGAGCAATTCCGGGTATCGAGATGTGTGGGAAAACAGGTACCGCACAAAATCCTCATGGTAAAGACCATTCGGCGTTTATGGGATTTGCACCGATGAATAATCCTAAGATTGCCATTTGTGTCTATGTAGAAAATGCCGGATTTGGAGCGACTTATGGTGTGCCTATCGGAAGTCTTATGATTGAGAAATACCTGAAAGGGAAAATTTCACCAGAACGGGAGTGGATCGAACAAAATATGTTAAAAGCTAACACAATTATATTCAGTGGGATCAAGGGAAATTAA
- the rodA gene encoding rod shape-determining protein RodA, which yields MGSREINIWKSIDWFTVILYTVLIFAGWISIYAASYDFDNASIFDFAERSGKQLLWIGLAFCIAFVILMLDARMYEALAYFIYILLMLLLVATIFLAEDTKGSRSWLKLGPVSLQAAEFAKFATALALARLISSYNFILTKPVNFLKTCLLILLPIMLIILQKETGTALVYAALVFMLYREGMSGFVLFGGLCAIIYFIVGIKYSDMFMGVTSVGEFSVLALIILVMIGMLLVNYKDWLVARNALIITAVTAIICYIVSLLGISINWVYVLLADVVIIAIYLLFVYLQMRIHSLLMIVSFALISVIFLFSVNYVFTNILEPHQQMRIKVAFGMEQDLRGAGYNVNQSKIAIGSGGLLGKGFLNGTQTKLKYVPEQDTDFIFCTIGEEEGFLGTSLVVILFLTLIFRIIYIAERQRTAFGRVYGYCVASILFFHLAINVGMVIGLCPVIGIPLPFFSYGGSSLWGFTILLFILLRIDVGRLEKY from the coding sequence GTGGGATCAAGGGAAATTAATATATGGAAATCTATCGATTGGTTTACGGTAATACTGTATACTGTTTTGATTTTTGCCGGATGGATAAGTATCTATGCGGCAAGTTATGATTTCGACAATGCGAGTATTTTCGATTTTGCTGAACGTTCGGGTAAACAATTGTTATGGATTGGTTTGGCGTTTTGTATCGCATTTGTAATTTTAATGCTTGATGCGCGCATGTACGAAGCGCTTGCTTATTTTATATATATTCTTCTGATGCTTTTACTTGTAGCTACGATTTTTTTAGCTGAAGATACTAAAGGTTCGAGATCGTGGCTTAAATTAGGACCGGTGAGTCTGCAAGCAGCCGAGTTTGCTAAATTTGCCACGGCATTGGCTTTAGCCCGATTAATCAGTTCCTATAATTTTATACTCACAAAGCCAGTTAATTTTTTGAAGACCTGCTTGTTGATATTGTTGCCGATAATGCTTATCATATTACAAAAAGAAACCGGTACTGCGCTGGTTTATGCTGCACTTGTTTTTATGCTTTATCGGGAGGGGATGTCGGGTTTCGTACTCTTCGGGGGATTATGCGCTATCATTTATTTTATTGTAGGTATCAAATATTCCGATATGTTTATGGGTGTTACGTCGGTAGGAGAATTCTCGGTGTTGGCACTTATTATTTTGGTAATGATCGGGATGTTGTTAGTCAATTATAAAGATTGGCTCGTTGCGCGTAATGCACTTATTATTACTGCTGTTACTGCAATTATTTGTTACATTGTATCTCTTTTAGGTATTTCTATAAATTGGGTGTATGTACTATTAGCCGATGTTGTAATAATTGCGATATATCTTCTGTTTGTTTATTTGCAGATGCGGATACATTCTTTGCTCATGATTGTAAGTTTTGCTCTGATATCAGTCATATTTTTATTTTCGGTAAATTATGTATTTACTAATATACTGGAACCTCATCAGCAAATGCGTATCAAAGTTGCTTTCGGAATGGAACAAGATTTGCGTGGTGCGGGATATAATGTAAATCAGTCGAAAATAGCAATCGGTTCGGGCGGATTATTAGGGAAAGGCTTTTTGAACGGAACTCAAACAAAACTAAAATATGTACCCGAACAGGATACCGATTTTATTTTTTGTACGATCGGTGAAGAAGAAGGCTTTTTAGGAACATCATTGGTCGTAATACTATTTTTGACGCTTATATTCAGGATCATATATATTGCCGAAAGGCAGCGTACCGCTTTCGGGCGTGTGTACGGTTATTGCGTAGCCAGTATTTTGTTTTTCCATTTGGCGATAAATGTCGGTATGGTAATCGGACTTTGTCCGGTGATCGGTATTCCTTTACCGTTTTTCAGTTACGGAGGTTCTTCTCTTTGGGGATTTACTATCTTGCTTTTTATCTTATTGCGTATTGATGTAGGACGGCTTGAAAAATACTGA
- a CDS encoding DUF4286 family protein — translation MIIYNTTYQVDKETIDEFILWLKENYIPRAMIRGELSEPQLCKVITPDDYEGSSFSLQFHVKDTRILSLWYEKVGKILQEELVTCFGEKVVGFNTLLEIIA, via the coding sequence ATGATTATTTATAATACGACATATCAGGTTGATAAAGAAACAATAGACGAATTTATCCTTTGGTTAAAAGAAAATTACATCCCCAGGGCTATGATTAGGGGTGAGTTGAGCGAGCCTCAGTTATGTAAAGTAATTACACCGGATGATTATGAGGGTAGTAGCTTTTCTCTTCAATTTCATGTAAAGGATACCCGAATATTATCTCTTTGGTATGAGAAGGTGGGTAAGATATTGCAAGAAGAGTTGGTTACTTGTTTCGGTGAGAAAGTGGTCGGATTTAATACTTTACTTGAGATTATTGCGTAA
- the ruvC gene encoding crossover junction endodeoxyribonuclease RuvC translates to MEKERIIIGIDPGTNVMGYGILRVLDNKPQLMAMGVLQLNKFDNHYLRLNRIFERVLGLIDQYLPDEMAIEAPFFGKNVQSMLKLGRAQGVAMAAALSRDIPIAEYAPLKIKMSITGNGGASKEQVADMLKRMLHIPEENMLPQLDATDGLAAALCHFFQTNRPQSEKTYTSWKDYMAKNPGKVKK, encoded by the coding sequence ATGGAAAAGGAACGTATAATTATTGGCATAGACCCGGGTACGAATGTGATGGGTTACGGTATTCTCAGAGTACTCGATAACAAGCCTCAATTAATGGCGATGGGAGTATTGCAATTAAATAAATTCGATAATCACTATCTCCGTTTAAATCGTATTTTCGAACGTGTTTTGGGTCTTATCGATCAGTATTTGCCGGATGAGATGGCGATAGAAGCTCCTTTTTTCGGTAAAAATGTACAGTCTATGCTAAAACTGGGGCGAGCTCAGGGTGTTGCGATGGCGGCGGCATTATCGCGGGATATTCCTATTGCCGAGTACGCTCCTTTGAAAATAAAGATGTCGATTACCGGTAACGGCGGGGCTTCGAAAGAACAAGTTGCCGATATGCTGAAAAGAATGCTGCACATTCCCGAGGAAAATATGTTGCCGCAACTGGATGCTACCGACGGATTGGCAGCTGCGCTATGTCATTTTTTTCAGACCAACCGCCCTCAGTCCGAAAAAACATATACGAGCTGGAAAGATTATATGGCTAAAAATCCCGGTAAAGTAAAAAAGTAA
- a CDS encoding DUF4252 domain-containing protein — MKKLFFILLLLFPLSLQAQNAVNFFLDHADTQNLTIISLGEKLLKAAANAAVTTDEDKKIAAILKDINNISMASGIKRTSHNKNLIKKAINNAERILLMQKDGETVSIYTHGKQNYISELIIFIESNDNITLISIAGKLNLSMLRQLADKSNIEGMKYLKNIPNQKNK; from the coding sequence ATGAAAAAATTATTTTTTATATTATTGCTCTTATTCCCATTATCACTACAAGCACAGAATGCTGTAAATTTTTTTTTGGATCACGCAGATACCCAGAATCTAACTATTATAAGTTTAGGCGAAAAGTTATTAAAAGCTGCGGCAAATGCTGCGGTAACTACCGATGAAGATAAAAAAATCGCTGCTATACTGAAAGATATCAATAATATTTCTATGGCAAGCGGTATTAAACGGACGAGCCATAACAAAAACTTGATAAAAAAAGCGATAAATAATGCAGAGAGAATTTTATTAATGCAAAAGGATGGCGAAACCGTATCGATATATACCCACGGCAAACAAAATTATATCAGTGAACTTATTATTTTTATAGAATCGAACGATAATATCACATTGATAAGCATTGCCGGAAAATTAAATTTATCTATGCTAAGACAATTAGCAGATAAGTCGAATATCGAAGGGATGAAATACCTGAAAAATATCCCGAACCAAAAAAATAAATAA